One window of the Actinomyces wuliandei genome contains the following:
- a CDS encoding aspartate kinase → MALVVQKYGGSSVSDIEAMRRVARRVVATREAGNTVVVVVSAMGDTTDELLDMAGALTTSPSAREMDILLSAGERISMALLAMAVGELGVPAQAYTGAQAGVLTDSRYGRASIVGVLPERVARAVQAGAVAIVAGFQGINEVEDVTTLGRGGSDTTAVALAAALNADVCEIYTDVDGLFTADPRIVPTARRIEALSSEETLELAAHGAKILHLRAVEYARRFGVPLHVRSSFSDRTGTWIYDGTRRDVFVPPMVAAGLDDVVAADAAAPADSTALAAGSAAGGPVPATRSGRPVLDEAPTADVVDTAHRHAIATRAQARPRPSAKEDPVEAPVISGIAHDRSQDKITLVGVPDVPGAAARIFAIVAGAGTNIDMIVQDVSAEGTGLTNISFTCPDGDSASARAALEAAQAELGFRSLHFDPRIGKLSLVGAGMRSHPGVSARFFSALSEAGINIHMISTSEIRLSVVVDDGVLDEAVRAVHSAFGLDAEDTEAVVYGGTGR, encoded by the coding sequence ATGGCACTGGTCGTCCAGAAGTACGGCGGATCGTCCGTCAGCGACATTGAGGCGATGCGCCGTGTCGCCAGGCGCGTGGTCGCCACGCGTGAGGCAGGGAACACCGTCGTCGTCGTGGTCTCTGCCATGGGTGACACCACCGACGAGCTGCTCGACATGGCCGGTGCCCTGACCACGAGCCCCTCGGCCCGTGAGATGGACATCCTGCTCAGCGCGGGCGAGCGTATCTCCATGGCCCTGCTGGCCATGGCGGTGGGGGAGCTGGGCGTGCCCGCCCAGGCCTACACCGGCGCCCAGGCTGGGGTCCTCACCGACTCCAGGTACGGCCGGGCCTCGATCGTGGGCGTCCTGCCCGAGCGTGTCGCCCGTGCGGTCCAGGCCGGCGCCGTGGCCATCGTGGCGGGCTTCCAGGGGATCAACGAGGTCGAGGACGTCACCACCCTGGGCCGTGGTGGCTCCGACACCACGGCCGTGGCCCTGGCGGCAGCCCTCAACGCCGACGTGTGCGAGATCTACACCGACGTGGACGGCCTGTTCACCGCCGACCCGCGCATCGTGCCCACAGCCAGGCGCATCGAGGCGCTGTCCAGCGAGGAGACCCTGGAGCTGGCCGCCCACGGCGCCAAGATCCTCCACCTGCGGGCCGTGGAGTACGCCCGCCGCTTCGGGGTGCCCCTTCACGTGCGCTCCTCCTTCTCGGACAGGACCGGCACCTGGATCTACGACGGCACCCGCCGCGACGTCTTTGTGCCTCCCATGGTCGCCGCCGGGCTCGACGACGTCGTGGCTGCAGACGCAGCGGCTCCGGCGGACTCGACGGCTCTAGCAGCAGGCTCAGCCGCTGGCGGCCCTGTCCCGGCTACCCGCTCCGGCCGCCCGGTCCTGGACGAGGCCCCCACCGCTGACGTCGTCGACACCGCCCACCGCCACGCCATCGCCACCAGGGCACAGGCCCGCCCCCGCCCGTCCGCCAAGGAGGACCCCGTGGAAGCCCCCGTCATCTCCGGTATCGCCCACGACCGCAGCCAGGACAAGATCACCCTGGTGGGTGTGCCCGACGTCCCCGGCGCGGCCGCCCGCATCTTCGCCATCGTCGCCGGCGCAGGCACCAACATCGACATGATCGTCCAGGACGTCTCCGCCGAGGGCACCGGGCTGACCAACATCTCTTTCACCTGCCCCGACGGTGACTCCGCCTCGGCGCGCGCGGCCCTGGAGGCCGCCCAGGCCGAGCTGGGCTTCAGGTCCCTGCACTTCGACCCCAGGATCGGCAAGCTCTCCCTGGTGGGAGCGGGCATGCGCTCCCACCCGGGGGTCTCAGCCCGGTTCTTCAGCGCGCTCAGCGAGGCGGGCATCAACATCCACATGATCTCCACCTCCGAGATCCGCCTGTCAGTCGTGGTGGATGACGGCGTCCTCGACGAGGCCGTGCGCGCCGTCCACTCCGCCTTCGGCCTGGACGCCGAGGACACCGAGGCCGTCGTGTACGGGGGCACCGGCCGGTGA
- a CDS encoding amino acid permease produces MSSTTGFSVNAFDAAPNGARGTAPGGARHTAAASASAAAGRRRHQDGGGAPGGEAAAAPARQPASMSVFNLAMLTVVAVASLRSLPAMAGYGLASVVLYVIPAVFFLVPTALVAAELATGWKGGVFVWVREAFGQRWGFVAIWLQWVQNVVWYPTQIAFIAVSLSYVINRGWLASNGVYVAGVIIVLYWLSTLITLAGGNLFAKVGSWSGIVGTLLPAVLLVVFGAAWLVTGTPSQAPLTASAVLPPWTGLASIVLIVSNVLAYAGMEVNAVHANDLADPGRGYPRSVLASAALILTIFILPTLAIAVAVPQGRLGVVDGINLAFQTFFDHWHMGWGTPVVSLLIALGAFASVVTWIAGPSKGLLAAARTGLLPPLLQERNRAGVQRSILVLQGVVVTVLALLFVVIPNGNTAFVTLIDMAAALYLIMYMMLFAAAIRLRTTRPQVRRTYRTPAMRLVAGIGFVACAVAFVLSFVRPSGFTGLSTVGYALVVGLVIVVLGLPPLVFYALRRPGWQLEPDHATGDAVLVNPPLVHTSQAGDDTSARHHGRRAVPRRSTGRHLERTS; encoded by the coding sequence ATGTCCAGTACAACTGGCTTCTCTGTCAATGCCTTCGACGCGGCCCCCAACGGCGCGCGCGGCACCGCCCCTGGCGGCGCCCGCCACACGGCTGCCGCGTCGGCCAGCGCCGCCGCAGGGCGTCGGCGACATCAGGACGGTGGGGGTGCGCCGGGCGGCGAGGCTGCTGCGGCCCCGGCCCGCCAGCCTGCCAGCATGTCCGTGTTCAACCTGGCCATGCTCACCGTGGTGGCGGTCGCCTCGCTGCGCTCACTTCCGGCCATGGCCGGCTACGGACTCGCCTCGGTGGTGCTCTACGTCATCCCGGCGGTCTTCTTCCTGGTGCCCACGGCCCTGGTGGCTGCCGAGCTTGCCACCGGGTGGAAGGGCGGCGTGTTTGTCTGGGTGCGTGAGGCCTTTGGCCAGCGCTGGGGCTTTGTGGCCATCTGGCTGCAGTGGGTGCAGAACGTCGTGTGGTACCCCACGCAGATCGCCTTCATCGCCGTGAGCCTGTCCTATGTGATCAACCGTGGCTGGCTGGCCAGCAACGGCGTCTACGTGGCTGGTGTCATCATCGTCCTCTACTGGCTCTCCACCCTCATCACACTGGCTGGCGGCAACCTGTTTGCCAAGGTGGGGTCGTGGAGCGGCATCGTGGGTACTCTTCTGCCCGCAGTGCTCCTGGTGGTCTTTGGCGCTGCCTGGCTGGTGACTGGGACGCCCTCCCAGGCGCCGTTGACGGCGTCGGCCGTGCTCCCGCCCTGGACGGGTCTGGCCTCTATCGTGCTCATCGTGTCCAACGTGCTCGCCTACGCGGGCATGGAGGTCAACGCCGTCCACGCCAACGACCTGGCCGATCCTGGGCGCGGCTACCCCCGCTCAGTGCTGGCCTCTGCGGCCCTGATCCTCACCATCTTCATCCTGCCCACCCTGGCGATCGCCGTCGCCGTCCCCCAGGGGCGCCTGGGGGTGGTGGACGGTATCAACCTGGCCTTCCAGACCTTCTTCGACCACTGGCACATGGGCTGGGGGACCCCTGTGGTCTCCCTGCTCATCGCCCTGGGCGCCTTCGCCTCCGTGGTCACCTGGATCGCGGGTCCCTCCAAGGGTCTGCTGGCCGCCGCCCGCACAGGGCTGCTGCCCCCGCTGCTGCAGGAGCGCAACCGGGCGGGGGTGCAGCGCTCGATCCTCGTGCTGCAGGGGGTCGTCGTGACGGTCCTGGCGCTGCTGTTCGTGGTCATCCCCAATGGCAACACCGCCTTCGTCACACTGATCGACATGGCCGCAGCGCTCTACCTCATCATGTACATGATGCTGTTCGCGGCTGCCATCCGCCTGCGTACCACTCGTCCGCAGGTGCGGCGCACCTACCGCACGCCCGCGATGAGGCTGGTGGCTGGCATCGGGTTCGTGGCATGCGCGGTGGCGTTCGTGCTGTCGTTCGTCCGCCCGTCCGGGTTCACGGGCCTGAGCACCGTGGGCTACGCCCTCGTGGTGGGACTGGTGATCGTGGTCCTGGGCCTGCCTCCGCTGGTCTTCTACGCGCTGCGCCGACCCGGCTGGCAGCTGGAGCCTGATCACGCCACGGGCGACGCCGTCCTGGTCAACCCGCCGCTGGTGCACACCAGCCAGGCTGGAGATGACACCTCCGCGCGCCACCACGGGAGGCGAGCAGTGCCCCGGCGGTCAACAGGCCGCCACCTGGAGCGCACCTCGTAG
- a CDS encoding flavin reductase family protein, with translation MMPPRPAAPLTPQALRRALSSYPTGIVLVTALDDDGAPAGMLASSFTSVSLEPPLVSVSFARTSTTWPRLRQAPLLRISVLGAEHSALVSQLAGPSAQRFTGLECALRDDDASLLGSPVTLSVAPERVIEAGDHDIALMRVLAIDQDGDVDPLIFYARGLHHLAA, from the coding sequence ATGATGCCGCCACGTCCCGCCGCCCCCCTCACACCCCAGGCCCTGCGCCGGGCACTGTCCAGCTATCCCACCGGAATCGTGCTGGTCACCGCCCTGGACGACGACGGAGCCCCCGCCGGCATGCTGGCCAGCTCCTTTACCTCGGTGTCGCTGGAGCCACCGCTGGTGTCGGTCTCCTTCGCCCGGACCTCCACCACCTGGCCGCGCCTGCGCCAGGCCCCCCTCCTGCGCATCAGCGTCCTGGGTGCCGAGCACAGCGCGCTGGTGTCGCAACTGGCTGGCCCCAGCGCCCAACGGTTCACCGGGCTGGAGTGTGCGCTGCGTGACGACGACGCCTCCCTCTTGGGGTCTCCCGTCACCCTGAGCGTGGCACCGGAGAGGGTTATTGAGGCCGGGGACCACGACATCGCCCTCATGCGCGTCCTGGCGATCGACCAGGACGGGGACGTCGACCCCCTCATCTTCTACGCACGTGGGCTGCACCACCTGGCAGCCTGA
- a CDS encoding TetR/AcrR family transcriptional regulator, with the protein MSDPARLGAHAVSGSGRRRVRADARRNREKILAVAEQVFAREGLEAPMDVIAKGAGVGAGTLYRHFPTRQDLLSEVLGARFTDLTRRRQEIEAAAGSSGEALEQWLEAVGEWMRAYDGLPGPLRDAYVSGSSPLSPTCEEVIETTRGFLEAAQRDGMARADVDAATLYQAALASAWVAGAVEGAQKSGEDGAARGDATVGRCDTAGQGRGAGGGRASGNGRAAEGAAAQHRLVSLMRRGWQEAR; encoded by the coding sequence ATGTCTGATCCGGCCCGGCTGGGTGCGCACGCGGTGTCCGGGAGCGGGCGACGTCGCGTGCGTGCTGACGCGCGGCGGAACCGGGAGAAGATCCTTGCCGTGGCCGAGCAGGTCTTTGCCCGGGAGGGGCTTGAGGCCCCGATGGACGTCATCGCCAAGGGCGCCGGGGTGGGGGCGGGGACTCTCTACCGCCACTTTCCCACCAGGCAGGACCTGCTGAGCGAGGTTCTGGGCGCCCGGTTCACCGACCTGACGCGCAGGCGCCAGGAGATTGAGGCCGCAGCCGGGTCCTCCGGGGAGGCCCTGGAGCAGTGGCTGGAGGCGGTCGGGGAGTGGATGCGCGCCTATGACGGTCTGCCGGGGCCGCTGCGGGACGCCTACGTCAGCGGCTCGTCCCCGTTGTCCCCCACCTGCGAGGAGGTTATCGAGACGACAAGAGGGTTCCTGGAGGCGGCGCAGCGTGACGGCATGGCGCGTGCCGACGTCGATGCGGCGACGCTCTACCAGGCTGCGCTGGCGTCTGCCTGGGTCGCCGGAGCGGTGGAGGGCGCCCAGAAGAGTGGCGAGGACGGCGCTGCGCGCGGTGACGCGACGGTCGGGCGGTGCGACACGGCCGGGCAGGGGCGTGGCGCTGGGGGTGGCAGGGCTTCCGGGAACGGGAGGGCCGCAGAAGGGGCGGCGGCCCAGCATCGCCTCGTCTCACTCATGAGGCGGGGGTGGCAGGAGGCCCGGTAG
- a CDS encoding thioredoxin family protein, with protein MATTNITGADFKDTIHGEGITLVDFWASWCGPCMRFGPVYEKASEANPDITFAKVDTEAEQGLASALGISSIPTLMVFRDDVLVYREAGALPASALDALITQVRELDMEEVKAKIAEAEKSEASEGVRASQEA; from the coding sequence ATGGCTACCACGAACATCACCGGCGCTGACTTCAAGGACACCATCCACGGTGAGGGCATCACCCTGGTGGACTTCTGGGCGTCCTGGTGCGGTCCGTGCATGCGGTTCGGCCCCGTTTACGAGAAGGCCTCGGAGGCCAACCCGGACATCACCTTCGCCAAGGTGGACACTGAGGCGGAGCAGGGGCTGGCCTCGGCCCTGGGGATCTCCTCTATCCCGACTCTCATGGTCTTCCGTGACGACGTGCTGGTCTACCGGGAGGCCGGTGCCCTGCCCGCCTCCGCCCTGGACGCTCTCATCACCCAGGTGCGTGAGCTGGACATGGAGGAGGTCAAGGCCAAGATCGCTGAGGCTGAGAAGTCTGAGGCCAGCGAGGGGGTGAGGGCGTCCCAGGAGGCCTGA
- a CDS encoding glutamate decarboxylase, which produces MSRLSNEDSSAPDLGSSELNPLFARPGEAYDLPKFRFPSSEVLPETAYQVVHDEAMLDGNARLNLATFVSTWMDDHAGRLYLEAADKNMIDKDEYPRTAEIETRCWTMLADLWHAPDPRHAIGTSTIGSSEACMLGGLALKRRWCKARQAAGRPTDRPNLVMSSAVQVCWEKFCRYWDVEPRLVPISEDHKVLDGYRLEDYVDENTIGVVAIMGVTYTGMYEPVAKIARELDAIQERTGLDVPIHVDGASGGMIAPFVQPDLEWDFRINRVASISTSGHKYGLVYPGVGWVVWRDEAALPEELIFEVSYLGGQMPTFALNFSRPGAQVLLQYYMFLRLGFDGYRRVQSNSRDVARYLAGEIARMGPFELWNDGSDIPVFAWRLRADHTDRWNLYDLSDRLRMKGWLVPAYPMPDDLTDVTVQRIVVRNGLSHDLAGALLEDMRAEVTYLDRLDRPLPHESDHPAAFHH; this is translated from the coding sequence ATGTCACGGCTATCAAATGAAGACTCTTCTGCCCCGGATCTTGGTAGTAGCGAGCTCAATCCACTTTTCGCCAGACCTGGTGAGGCCTACGACCTGCCGAAGTTCCGCTTCCCCAGCTCGGAGGTGCTTCCTGAGACCGCATACCAGGTGGTCCACGACGAGGCGATGCTTGACGGCAACGCCCGCCTCAACCTCGCCACGTTCGTCAGCACGTGGATGGACGACCACGCTGGCCGCCTCTACCTGGAGGCGGCCGACAAGAACATGATCGACAAGGACGAGTACCCCCGGACGGCCGAGATCGAGACGCGCTGCTGGACGATGCTCGCCGACCTGTGGCACGCTCCGGACCCGAGGCACGCTATCGGCACCTCGACGATCGGCTCCTCGGAGGCCTGCATGCTCGGTGGCCTCGCTCTCAAGCGCCGGTGGTGCAAGGCCCGCCAGGCCGCTGGCAGGCCGACGGACAGGCCCAACCTCGTCATGTCCAGCGCCGTGCAGGTGTGCTGGGAGAAGTTCTGCCGCTACTGGGACGTCGAGCCGCGCCTCGTGCCAATCAGCGAGGACCACAAGGTCCTCGACGGGTACCGGCTCGAGGACTATGTTGACGAGAACACCATCGGCGTCGTCGCGATCATGGGCGTCACCTACACCGGGATGTACGAGCCGGTCGCCAAGATAGCTCGGGAACTGGACGCCATCCAGGAGCGCACAGGGCTGGATGTCCCCATTCACGTTGACGGCGCCTCCGGAGGTATGATTGCTCCCTTCGTACAACCAGACCTGGAATGGGATTTCCGTATTAACCGGGTTGCGTCTATCAGTACTTCTGGGCATAAGTATGGGCTTGTGTATCCCGGTGTCGGATGGGTTGTGTGGCGTGACGAGGCCGCCTTGCCCGAGGAGCTGATCTTCGAGGTGTCCTATCTCGGGGGCCAGATGCCCACCTTTGCGCTCAACTTCTCTCGACCCGGGGCGCAGGTGCTTCTCCAGTACTACATGTTCCTTCGGCTCGGGTTCGACGGCTACCGCAGGGTGCAGTCCAACAGCCGCGACGTCGCCCGCTACCTGGCCGGGGAGATCGCGAGGATGGGTCCCTTTGAGCTGTGGAACGACGGCTCCGACATCCCGGTGTTCGCCTGGCGGCTGCGCGCCGACCACACGGACCGGTGGAACCTCTACGACCTCTCCGACCGGCTGCGCATGAAGGGCTGGCTGGTGCCCGCCTACCCGATGCCCGATGACCTCACCGACGTCACCGTGCAGCGCATCGTGGTGCGTAACGGTCTCAGCCACGACCTGGCCGGTGCCCTCCTTGAGGACATGCGCGCTGAGGTCACCTACCTCGACCGGCTCGACAGGCCTCTGCCCCACGAGTCGGACCACCCTGCCGCCTTCCACCACTAG
- a CDS encoding aspartate-semialdehyde dehydrogenase, which translates to MTSTTSPVNTYVGPADGLVLAVVGATGQVGRVMLAMLEERGFPARGVRFFSSARSAGTVVGFRGAQVEVEDVATADLSGIDVAIFSAGAAASREHAPRFAAAGAVVVDNSSAWRRDPQVPLVVSEVNPHDLGERPKGIIANPNCTTMAAMPALAVLHQEAGLTRLVVSTYQAVSGSGRAGVAELASQVRAAVSQDLEGLALDGGAVELPDPEVYVDTIAFNAVAWAGNDAGDGSGETDEEQKLRHESRKILGIPELLVAGTCVRVPVLSGHGLSVTAEFEREITPQRARELLEAAPGVTVEDVPSPLRATGRDGTFVGRIRADQSCAPGRGLQMFVVGDNLRKGAALNAVELAELVVDEMRV; encoded by the coding sequence ATGACCAGCACCACCAGTCCCGTCAACACCTACGTCGGCCCGGCTGACGGCCTCGTCCTCGCCGTGGTCGGAGCCACCGGCCAGGTGGGGCGGGTCATGCTCGCCATGCTGGAGGAGCGCGGCTTCCCGGCCCGTGGCGTGCGCTTCTTCTCCTCCGCCCGTTCCGCCGGGACGGTCGTGGGCTTCCGGGGCGCGCAGGTGGAGGTCGAGGACGTCGCCACCGCTGACCTCAGCGGTATCGACGTGGCGATCTTCTCCGCAGGTGCTGCTGCCTCGCGTGAGCACGCCCCGCGCTTCGCGGCCGCAGGCGCCGTCGTGGTGGACAACTCCTCGGCCTGGCGGCGTGATCCCCAGGTGCCACTCGTCGTCAGCGAGGTCAACCCCCACGACCTGGGGGAGCGGCCCAAGGGCATCATCGCCAACCCTAACTGCACCACCATGGCGGCCATGCCCGCGCTCGCGGTCCTGCACCAGGAGGCCGGGCTCACCCGCCTGGTGGTCTCCACCTACCAGGCCGTCTCCGGCTCGGGGCGGGCAGGTGTGGCCGAGCTGGCCAGCCAGGTGCGCGCCGCCGTCAGCCAGGACCTGGAGGGCCTGGCTCTGGACGGGGGTGCCGTGGAGCTCCCCGACCCGGAGGTCTACGTGGACACGATCGCCTTCAACGCGGTGGCGTGGGCGGGCAACGACGCGGGTGACGGCTCCGGGGAGACCGACGAGGAGCAGAAGCTGCGCCACGAGTCCCGCAAGATCCTGGGTATCCCCGAGCTGCTGGTCGCGGGCACCTGCGTGCGCGTCCCCGTGCTCAGCGGACACGGGCTGAGCGTGACCGCCGAGTTCGAGCGTGAGATCACGCCCCAGCGTGCCCGCGAGCTGCTGGAGGCAGCCCCGGGTGTCACCGTCGAGGACGTACCCAGCCCGCTGAGGGCGACGGGCCGGGACGGGACCTTCGTGGGACGCATCCGCGCCGACCAGTCCTGCGCCCCGGGGCGTGGCCTGCAGATGTTTGTCGTGGGTGACAACCTGCGTAAGGGGGCCGCCCTTAACGCCGTCGAGCTCGCCGAGCTGGTCGTGGACGAGATGAGGGTCTGA
- a CDS encoding NtaA/DmoA family FMN-dependent monooxygenase (This protein belongs to a clade of FMN-dependent monooxygenases, within a broader family of flavin-dependent oxidoreductases, the luciferase-like monooxygenase (LMM) family, some of whose members use coenzyme F420 rather than FMN.): MTTTARQMILGMHLGTGYGSQANAWRAPGVDPAAYTDIEAQVRYARAAERGTIDFLFLPDNLAITPSMGEGIPQATIDPVVTVAALARETSRIGFVATGTTTFNEPYNIARQYKALDVTTHGRFGWNAVTTADPAAAANFGQTIAERPVRYGRAHEVIQAVQALWGSWGEEAWTRDKDSGRFVDLDQVRPVGLRGEHVASQGPLPIPPSEQGQPVIFSAGGGEYGLTIAGRYASGVIGAAFTVEDARAQRRAARQAAHQYGRNPDEVKFFAGVMPLIGSTVEEALARRRHLDEVSAPRRVPYLGAMLGLPLEPEQVDRPLTDAELADARPSGFDPRSQRALAVARQGWTIRDILAHGIIDYHPTPVGPPSVVADHLQEWFEAGACDGFWVSPDVNEDGIDTFVDEVVPILRERGLFHEEYQGTTLREHLGAPAQYGLDPRV, encoded by the coding sequence ATGACCACGACCGCACGACAGATGATCCTCGGCATGCACCTGGGCACCGGCTACGGCTCCCAGGCCAACGCCTGGCGCGCCCCCGGCGTGGACCCAGCCGCCTACACCGACATTGAGGCACAGGTCCGCTACGCCCGGGCCGCAGAGCGCGGCACCATCGACTTCCTCTTCCTGCCGGACAACCTCGCGATCACACCCTCCATGGGCGAGGGCATCCCCCAGGCCACCATCGACCCGGTGGTCACGGTCGCGGCCTTGGCCCGAGAGACCTCACGAATCGGGTTCGTCGCCACTGGCACCACCACCTTCAACGAGCCCTACAACATCGCCCGCCAGTACAAGGCGCTTGACGTCACCACCCACGGCCGCTTCGGCTGGAACGCGGTGACCACCGCGGACCCGGCCGCCGCCGCCAACTTCGGGCAGACTATCGCCGAGCGCCCCGTGCGCTACGGCCGGGCGCACGAGGTGATCCAGGCCGTCCAGGCCCTGTGGGGCAGCTGGGGCGAGGAGGCCTGGACCCGGGACAAGGACTCCGGCCGCTTCGTCGACCTGGACCAGGTCCGCCCGGTCGGCCTGCGCGGGGAGCACGTTGCCTCGCAAGGGCCGCTTCCCATCCCGCCGTCTGAGCAGGGCCAGCCGGTCATCTTCTCCGCCGGGGGCGGGGAGTACGGCCTGACCATCGCCGGACGCTACGCCAGCGGGGTCATCGGGGCAGCCTTCACTGTCGAGGACGCCCGGGCACAGCGTCGGGCTGCCCGGCAGGCCGCGCACCAGTACGGTCGCAACCCTGACGAGGTCAAGTTCTTCGCCGGAGTCATGCCCCTGATCGGCAGCACCGTGGAGGAGGCGCTGGCCCGCAGGCGCCACCTGGACGAGGTCAGCGCCCCCCGCCGGGTCCCCTACCTGGGTGCCATGCTGGGGCTGCCCCTGGAGCCGGAGCAGGTTGACCGGCCCCTGACCGACGCCGAGCTGGCCGACGCCCGGCCCAGCGGCTTCGACCCGCGCTCCCAGCGTGCCCTGGCGGTGGCCCGGCAGGGCTGGACCATTCGGGACATCCTGGCCCACGGGATCATCGACTACCACCCGACCCCGGTCGGGCCACCCTCCGTGGTCGCCGACCACCTGCAGGAGTGGTTCGAGGCCGGAGCCTGCGACGGGTTCTGGGTGTCACCCGACGTCAACGAGGACGGGATCGACACCTTTGTCGACGAGGTGGTCCCGATCCTGCGTGAGCGCGGACTATTCCACGAGGAGTACCAGGGGACCACGCTGCGTGAGCACCTGGGGGCACCCGCCCAGTACGGCCTGGACCCGCGCGTCTGA